One window from the genome of Gadus morhua chromosome 16, gadMor3.0, whole genome shotgun sequence encodes:
- the LOC115561224 gene encoding zinc finger MYM-type protein 1-like has product MTSWKELETRLEKGQTIDKMEMALLQAERRRWRDVLTRLVAIIQSLAERNIPMRGSSDRLYQPNNGNFLKEVELMARFDPVLKQHVADVERGARHATYLSKDIQNELIDCIGEKIVHYMLREIKLAKYYSIILDCTPDLSHVEQLSVIVRIVAADDTDTPKIKEHFMGFLEVESSTGESLSNLILKRLEEFNLPFEDCRGQSYDNGANMKGKVKGVQARLLKKNPRALFVPCGAHTLNLVVADAAKSSTDALSYFGYLQRIFTLFSASTQRWAILKHHVQTTVKSWSDTRWESRISSVQAVRFQTAEVRDALLEVREKATDSMVITEAQSLAEEVGSYRFTICSIVWYDMLAKIHHVSKALQSVSMQLDVALNLLRKTVDSLVSYRSTGFASAQVSARDLCEEINVDTVLKQKRLRKTKRQFSYESPDEPEGDALKKLEISFFNVIVDASVTSLQERFKLLGDVQDKFGVLINFPNLTEEELAQECETLSNTLSQGDHKDFDGRELALELNNFQALPKAGMTTMEILNHLKEKKLEEVFPNMWVALRIAVTLPVTVASAERSFSKLKLLKTYLRSTMSQERLNGLALMSVNQEVSSQISFDDTINTFAIRKSRIVKF; this is encoded by the coding sequence ATGACCTCATGGAAGGAACTGGAGACTCGACTTGAAAAGGGCCAAACAATTGACAAAATGGAAATGGCACTCCTTCAAGCtgaaaggaggaggtggcgtGATGTGCTGACCAGGTTGGTCGCCATAATACAGTCTTTGGCCGAGCGAAATATTCCCATGCGGGGGAGCTCAGACAGACTATACCAGCCAAATAATGGGAACTTCCTTAAGGAAGTTGAGCTCATGGCCAGGTTTGACCCAGTTCTCAAACAACATGTTGCTGATGTGGAGAGAGGAGCCAGGCATGCAACATACTTGTCAAAGGATATTCAAAATGAACTAATTGATTGCATTGGTGAAAAAATTGTTCACTATATGTTAAGGGAGATAAAGCTGGCCAAATACTATTCCATTATTTTGGATTGCACCCCAGACCTCAGCCACGTAGAGCAGTTGTCGGTTATAGTTAGAATTGTTGCAGCAGACGACACCGACaccccaaaaataaaagaacatttCATGGGGTTCCTTGAAGTTGAATCATCCACGGGAGAAAGCCTCTCCAACCTCATTCTGAAGAGACTAGAAGAGTTCAACCTTCCCTTCGAAGACTGCCGGGGACAGTCTTACGACAACGGCGCAAATATGAagggaaaggtcaaaggtgtCCAAGCTAGACTTCTGAAAAAAAATCCAAGAGCTTTATTCGTCCCGTGCGGAGCACATACTTTAAATCTTGTTGTTGCGGATGCAGCAAAAAGTTCTACGGATGCACTCAGTTATTTTGGCTACCTACAAAGAATTTTTACACTATTCTCTGCCTCCACACAAAGGTGGGCCATCCTAAAGCACCACGTCCAAACAACTGTGAAATCCTGGTCAGATACAAGATGGGAAAGTCGAATTAGCAGTGTGCAGGCTGTGAGATTCCAGACAGCGGAGGTGAGGGATGCCCTTCTTGAGGTCAGGGAGAAAGCCACTGACTCAATGGTAATAACTGAAGCACAGTCTTTGGCTGAAGAAGTTGGGTCATACCGCTTCACCATTTGTAGCATTGTGTGGTATGACATGCTGGCCAAAATACATCATGTCAGCAAAGCATTGCAGTCTGTGTCAATGCAGCTGGATGTGGCTCTGAATCTCCTGAGGAAAACAGTAGACTCTCTGGTGAGCTATAGAAGCACTGGGTTCGCTTCTGCTCAGGTATCCGCAAGAGATCTCTGTGAGGAGATCAATGTGGACACCGTCCTAAAGCAGAAGAGGctgagaaaaacaaagagacagtTCTCTTATGAATCCCCTGATGAGCCAGAAGGAGACGCACTTAAGAAATTAGAAATTTCCTTCTTCAATGTTATTGTCGATGCGTCGGTAACATCACTGCAAGAACGCTTCAAGCTTTTGGGTGATGTTCAGGACAAGTTTGGAGTGTTAATTAACTTCCCTAATTTGACAGAGGAAGAACTCGCCCAGGAGTGCGAAACCCTCAGCAACACTCTGAGCCAAGGTGACCATAAAGACTTTGACGGGAGGGAACTGGCACTTGAGTTGAACAATTTCCAAGCATTGCCAAAAGCCGGCATGACGACAATGGAAATTCTAAATCACTTAAAAGAGAAGAAACTTGAAGAAGTTTTCCCAAATATGTGGGTGGCCCTAAGAATTGCTGTCACATTACCTGTGACTGTAGCTTCTGCTGAAAGAAGCTTCTCAAAATTAAAATTACTGAAGACCTACCTAAGGTCAACGATGAGTCAAGAACGCCTCAATGGGCTTGCACTGATGAGCGTCAACCAAGAGGTCTCAAGTCAGATATCATTTGATGATACCATCAACACATTTGCCATTAGGAAGTCTAGAATTGTCAAATTCTAA